A single region of the Hylaeus volcanicus isolate JK05 chromosome 5, UHH_iyHylVolc1.0_haploid, whole genome shotgun sequence genome encodes:
- the LOC128876486 gene encoding uncharacterized protein LOC128876486: MRDSLEEDEEGKGGERGVSLPRTGNTSILHESRIRLIQRSAEEIYRIRANRIEEGTAKPMRKSRGEGEDPISAPEELQSAPLTNEKVKMRRKSLEQAVENEYSDESRNARKKLKIIGNEKTNIEVNTYKSEVENNAGKDTNVRSIVESINSREENIKVRNVVGRYPTRGATREEKETDSDSSLDKKHKTQIKKKSPIKGETDNIYLFEIEVVRKYNNKEGNVNFKSNKKLNYLKIFRFLREEIKKIEAIKMLNKHIAEIKIKRPEEGRDIYNKYVKRNNGDFKIRIPKRSEFRTGIIKEWEYSLDELKEETLPGQNIESFERLRKRKRVDNGYEWVDTQMVLVKFRGTSLPTKIVIMEGHVSLNVTPFVRNIRQCYQCLRFGHTKRFCRETESKCFNCGKTSHGECTNPPKCTNCEGEHSALNRQCPYALLEKAINKLIAYKNMSFHEAKSVAMTELNFRGASNFRYKEEDFPALGQRRTKSRFNMEIEKWEDKPCPIRGNDWFAPNRRQPRSNEGKGRPIPNAPKVSISNNNRFYPLEEEDTQIITPTYYSTKNTNKYNKSDTEEESERYTPKTRTYKSNKTNFGIRDDKDIEELVNWIKEQNLVNVIKNKLKDSPPRHLGEKKYVQGSKGEPTEKDLNDIYEDKQRYFLKNYHKEKQFLQQERETDRIPITYKDERYRRTKSITNEPPIIIKNKEYYQQNKPTTSKHRITPTREDNLHIPDFQSKNKYNYSTLPKTSPRPTHTEEEPALATNTQIGYMSNEEWEGIPNVEVTISPKKKNEEMETDQQQKTLIESMPEENDFTLKKVIPESQEKEEDDYSESFKSPQTETDDELELLNSQPDNK; this comes from the coding sequence ATGAGAGATAGTCTAGAAGAGGATGAAGAAGGAAAAGGGGGGGAGAGAGGAGTCTCCCTCCCGAGAACCGGAAATACGTCGATACTACATGAATCAAGAATTAGATTGATCCAACGATCAGCGGAAGAGATCTACAGAATACGGGCCAATAGGATTGAAGAAGGCACAGCCAAACCAATGAGGAAGAGCAGAGGAGAAGGGGAAGATCCAATCAGCGCGCCAGAGGAACTACAATCAGCACCCCTGACGAATGAGAAAGTAAAGATGAGAAGAAAAAGCCTCGAACAGGCAGTTGAAAACGAGTATAGCGACGAAAGCAgaaacgcgagaaaaaaattaaaaatcataggAAACGAAAAGACAAATATAGAGGTAAACACATATAAAAGTGAGGTGGAAAATAACGCAGGAAAAGATACGAATGTACGATCGATAGTGGAATCGATAAATTCGAGAGAAGAGAATATAAAGGTAAGAAACGTGGTCGGACGCTATCCAACACGTGGTGCGACAcgcgaagaaaaggaaacagaCTCTGATTCGTCATtagataaaaaacataaaacccaaattaaaaagaaatctccAATCAAAGGTGAAAcggataatatttatttgtttgaaatagaagtggttagaaaatataacaaCAAAGAAGGTAacgtaaatttcaaatcaaataaaaagcttaattatttgaaaattttcagattCTTGAGAGAAGAAATCAAAAAAATAGAAGCTATTAAAATGCTGAATAAACATATtgctgaaattaaaattaaacgcccagaagaaggaagagacatatataataaatatgtaaaaaggAACAACGGAGACTTCAAAATTCGTATCCCAAAAAGATCCGAGTTTAGAACAGGTATTATCAAGGAATGGGAATATTCACTGGACGAGCTAAAGGAAGAAACTCTTCCGGGTCAAAATATCGAATCTTTCGAAAGACttaggaaaaggaaaagggtGGACAATGGTTACGAGTGGGTAGACACACAAATGGTTTTAGTGAAATTCAGAGGAACCAGCCTCCCAACCAAAATAGTTATTATGGAAGGACACGTATCACTGAACGTCACTCCGTTCGTTAGGAACATCAGACAATGCTATCAATGCCTACGTTTTGGCCATACAAAACGTTTTTGCCGAGAAACAGAAAGCAAATGCTTTAACTGTGGAAAAACATCACACGGAGAATGTACAAATCCTCCCAAATGCACAAATTGCGAAGGAGAACACTCAGCTCTAAATAGACAATGCCCATACGCACTCTTGGAGAAGgcgataaacaaattaatagcCTACAAAAACATGTCATTTCATGAAGCAAAAAGCGTTGCGATGACAGAACTAAACTTCAGAGGCGCCAGCAATTTCAGGTACAAGGAGGAAGATTTTCCTGCGTTAGGCCAAAGGAGAACCAAAAGTAGATTCAATATGGAAATCGAAAAATGGGAAGACAAACCATGCCCAATAAGAGGAAATGATTGGTTCGCACCGAATAGAAGGCAACCAAGAAGCAACGAAGGTAAAGGACGACCAATACCCAATGCACCAAAGGTCAGTATCAGTAATAACAATAGATTTTATCCATTAGAAGAAGAGGACACACAAATAATAACTCCCACGTACTATTCAACGaagaatacaaacaaatataacaaatcTGATACGGAAGAAGAAAGTGAAAGGTATACTCCCAAGACAAGAACCTATAAATCAAATAAGACCAACTTTGGCATCAGGGATGACAAAGATATAGAGGAACTAGTCAACTGGATTAAGGAACAAAATCTTgtcaatgtaataaaaaacaaattaaaagacTCGCCACCAAGACACTTAGGTGAAAAGAAGTACGTACAAGGCAGCAAAGGGGAACCTACAGAAAAAGATCTCAACGACATTTATGAGGACAAACAAAGGTACTTCCTTAAAAATTAccacaaagaaaaacaatttctacaACAGGAAAGGGAGACAGACAGAATCCCCATAACCTACAAAGATGAACGTTACCGAAGAACAAAAAGTATTACGAATGAACCtcctattataattaaaaataaggaatattatcaacaaaataaGCCGACCACGTCTAAACACAGAATAACACCAACAAGGGAAGATAATCTACACATTCCAGATTtccaaagtaaaaataaatataattactcaACCTTGCCAAAAACATCTCCTAGACCAACTCATACAGAAGAAGAACCTGCTTTGGCGACAAATACACAAATAGGGTATATGTCCAACGAGGAATGGGAAGGAATTCCCAACGTAGAAGTAACAATCAGCCctaaaaagaagaatgaaGAGATGGAAACAGACCAACAACAAAAGACTCTGATCGAATCAATGCCAGAAGAAAACGACttcacattaaaaaaagtgattCCAGAAAGCcaggagaaagaagaagacgacTATTCAGAGTCGTTCAAATCGCCACAGACGGAGACGGATGATGAACTAGAGTTACTAAATTCCCAACCAGATAACAAGTAA